A genomic region of Prionailurus viverrinus isolate Anna chromosome D4, UM_Priviv_1.0, whole genome shotgun sequence contains the following coding sequences:
- the TRAF1 gene encoding TNF receptor-associated factor 1 isoform X1 translates to MGRYRVPSTFEVWEWWVWGCGPACTLTEISCETGHGLDVCSDKDEGWCREAMNASLSRLCSCVPRNGEDRMCPKCRGDDPQSVSPGSLLSQEKDHPEVAEAEVGCLFAGVGCSYKGSPKLMQEHEVTSQTTHLNLLLAFVKQWKAQLGSGLGSGPLALEQNLSDLQLQAAVEVAGDLDVDCYRAPCSESQDELALQHLMKEKLLAELEEKLRVFENIVAVLNKEVEASHLALAASIHQSQLDREHILSLEQRVVELQQTLAQKDQALGKLEQSLRLMEEASFDGTFLWKITNVTRRCHESACGRTVSLFSPAFYTAKYGYKLCLRLYLNGDGTGKRTHLSLFIVVMRGEYDALLPWPFRNKVTFMLLDQNNREHAIDAFRPDLSSASFQRPQSETNVASGCPLFFPLNRLQSPRHAYVKDDTMFLKCIVETSA, encoded by the exons ATGGGAAGGTACCGGGTGCCCAGTACTTTTGAAGTTTGGGAATGGTGGGTCTGGGGCTGTGGACCTGCCTGCACGCTTACTGAAATCAGCTGTGAAACCGGGCACGGCCTGGACGTTTGCAGCGACAAGGATGAAGGTTGGTGCCGAGAAGCCATGAATGCTTCACTCAGCAGGCTTTGTTCATGTGTCCCCAGGAATGGCGAGGACCGGATGTGTCCAAAATGCAGAGGGGACGACCCCCAGTCTGTAAGCCCAGGAAGCCTTCTGTCTCAGGAGAAG GATCACCCCGAGGTGGCTGAAGCTGAAGTTGGGTGCCTCTTTGCTGGTGTTGGCTGCTCCTACAAG GGGAGCCCAAAGCTCATGCAGGAGCATGAGGTCACCTCCCAGACCACCCACCTAAACCTGCTGTTGGCGTTCGTGAAACAGTGGAAGGCCCAGCTGGGCTCTGGCCTGGGCTCTGGGCCCCTGGCCCTGGAGCAGAATCTGTCAGACCTGCAGCTACAGGCGGCCGTGGAGGTGGCTGGGGACCTGGATGTTGACTGCTACCGGGCACCCTGCTCTGAGAGCCAGGATGAGCTGGCCCTGCAGCACTTAATGAAAGAGAAGCTCCTGGCTGAGCTAGAGGAGAAGTTGCGTGTGTTTGAGAACATCGTCGCTGTCCTCAACAAGGAGGTGGAGGCTTCCCACCTGGCGTTAGCAGCCTCCATTCACCAGAGCCAGCTCGACCGCGAGCACATCCTGAGCTTGGAGCAAAGG GTGGTGGAGTTGCAGCAGACCCTGGCCCAGAAAGACCAGGCCCTCGGCAAGCTGGAGCAGAGCCTCCGCCTCATGGAGGAGGCCTCCTTCGACGGCACCTTCCTATGGAAGATCACCAATGTCACCAGGCGCTGCCACGAGTCGGCCTGTGGCCGGACGGTCAGCCTCTTCTCTCCAG CTTTCTACACTGCCAAGTACGGCTACAAGCTGTGTCTGCGGCTCTACCTGAACGGGGACGGAACGGGGAAGAGGACCCACCTGTCTCTCTTCATTGTGGTCATGAGAGGGGAGTATGATGCTCTGTTGCCCTGGCCTTTTCGGAACAAG GTCACCTTCATGCTTCTCGACCAGAACAACCGCGAGCACGCCATCGACGCCTTCCGGCCCGACCTGAGCTCGGCATCCTTCCAGCGGCCGCAGAGTGAGACCAACGTGGCCAGTGGCTGCCCACTCTTCTTCCCCCTCAACAGGCTGCAGTCACCCAGGCATGCCTACGTGAAGGATGACACCATGTTCCTCAAGTGCATCGTGGAGACAAGCGCTTAG
- the TRAF1 gene encoding TNF receptor-associated factor 1 isoform X3 has product MCPKCRGDDPQSVSPGSLLSQEKDHPEVAEAEVGCLFAGVGCSYKGSPKLMQEHEVTSQTTHLNLLLAFVKQWKAQLGSGLGSGPLALEQNLSDLQLQAAVEVAGDLDVDCYRAPCSESQDELALQHLMKEKLLAELEEKLRVFENIVAVLNKEVEASHLALAASIHQSQLDREHILSLEQRVVELQQTLAQKDQALGKLEQSLRLMEEASFDGTFLWKITNVTRRCHESACGRTVSLFSPAFYTAKYGYKLCLRLYLNGDGTGKRTHLSLFIVVMRGEYDALLPWPFRNKVTFMLLDQNNREHAIDAFRPDLSSASFQRPQSETNVASGCPLFFPLNRLQSPRHAYVKDDTMFLKCIVETSA; this is encoded by the exons ATGTGTCCAAAATGCAGAGGGGACGACCCCCAGTCTGTAAGCCCAGGAAGCCTTCTGTCTCAGGAGAAG GATCACCCCGAGGTGGCTGAAGCTGAAGTTGGGTGCCTCTTTGCTGGTGTTGGCTGCTCCTACAAG GGGAGCCCAAAGCTCATGCAGGAGCATGAGGTCACCTCCCAGACCACCCACCTAAACCTGCTGTTGGCGTTCGTGAAACAGTGGAAGGCCCAGCTGGGCTCTGGCCTGGGCTCTGGGCCCCTGGCCCTGGAGCAGAATCTGTCAGACCTGCAGCTACAGGCGGCCGTGGAGGTGGCTGGGGACCTGGATGTTGACTGCTACCGGGCACCCTGCTCTGAGAGCCAGGATGAGCTGGCCCTGCAGCACTTAATGAAAGAGAAGCTCCTGGCTGAGCTAGAGGAGAAGTTGCGTGTGTTTGAGAACATCGTCGCTGTCCTCAACAAGGAGGTGGAGGCTTCCCACCTGGCGTTAGCAGCCTCCATTCACCAGAGCCAGCTCGACCGCGAGCACATCCTGAGCTTGGAGCAAAGG GTGGTGGAGTTGCAGCAGACCCTGGCCCAGAAAGACCAGGCCCTCGGCAAGCTGGAGCAGAGCCTCCGCCTCATGGAGGAGGCCTCCTTCGACGGCACCTTCCTATGGAAGATCACCAATGTCACCAGGCGCTGCCACGAGTCGGCCTGTGGCCGGACGGTCAGCCTCTTCTCTCCAG CTTTCTACACTGCCAAGTACGGCTACAAGCTGTGTCTGCGGCTCTACCTGAACGGGGACGGAACGGGGAAGAGGACCCACCTGTCTCTCTTCATTGTGGTCATGAGAGGGGAGTATGATGCTCTGTTGCCCTGGCCTTTTCGGAACAAG GTCACCTTCATGCTTCTCGACCAGAACAACCGCGAGCACGCCATCGACGCCTTCCGGCCCGACCTGAGCTCGGCATCCTTCCAGCGGCCGCAGAGTGAGACCAACGTGGCCAGTGGCTGCCCACTCTTCTTCCCCCTCAACAGGCTGCAGTCACCCAGGCATGCCTACGTGAAGGATGACACCATGTTCCTCAAGTGCATCGTGGAGACAAGCGCTTAG